In Streptomyces dangxiongensis, one DNA window encodes the following:
- the bldC gene encoding developmental transcriptional regulator BldC, with the protein MTARTPDAEPLLTPAEVATMFRVDPKTVTRWAKAGKLTSIRTLGGHRRYREAEVRALLAGIPQQRSEA; encoded by the coding sequence ATGACCGCTCGCACCCCTGATGCCGAGCCGCTGCTGACCCCGGCTGAGGTCGCCACCATGTTCCGTGTCGACCCCAAGACGGTCACGCGGTGGGCGAAGGCCGGCAAGCTCACTTCCATCCGCACGCTCGGCGGGCACCGCCGCTACCGCGAGGCCGAGGTCCGCGCGCTGCTCGCGGGCATCCCGCAGCAGCGCAGCGAGGCCTGA
- a CDS encoding DUF3073 domain-containing protein gives MGRGRAKAKQAKVARQLKYNSGGTDLSRLAEELGASTSNQSRNGGRFTDDEQDDDLYARYADLYGDDDEDEDEESSSHRRGA, from the coding sequence ATGGGGCGCGGCCGGGCCAAGGCCAAGCAGGCGAAGGTTGCCCGTCAGCTCAAGTACAACAGCGGCGGGACGGATCTCTCGCGCCTGGCCGAGGAGCTGGGCGCATCGACGTCGAACCAGTCGCGGAACGGCGGCCGTTTCACGGACGATGAGCAAGACGACGACCTGTATGCACGGTACGCCGACCTCTATGGGGACGACGACGAGGACGAGGACGAGGAGTCCTCATCGCATCGTCGCGGCGCTTGA
- a CDS encoding maleylpyruvate isomerase family mycothiol-dependent enzyme translates to MPPARKRARSYDPAKTRAAVFAQFGTVREAVRRLDPGQLALPTRLGDWTVRDLIAHIGMAVTAVHRALDRPAPPRQDVQVVEWPFATAAKSAEIADFTRNLAADRPDLDAYLTDVEDSLRALLAAHPGSRLLETNAGALPLDDYLVTRTVELVVHTDDLNDAVPGLEVPYDRQALAAATRLLADALAVKAPGGSTEVRVPPYAVVQCVEGPRHTRGTPPNVVETDPLTWIRLATGRLSWADALAGAKVGASGERADIGGLLPVMS, encoded by the coding sequence ATGCCACCGGCCAGGAAGCGCGCCCGCAGCTATGACCCCGCCAAGACCCGCGCCGCGGTCTTCGCCCAGTTCGGCACCGTACGGGAGGCCGTCCGCCGCCTCGATCCCGGGCAGCTCGCCCTGCCCACCCGGCTCGGTGACTGGACCGTAAGGGACCTGATCGCGCACATCGGCATGGCCGTCACGGCCGTCCACCGCGCCCTGGACCGGCCGGCCCCGCCCAGGCAGGACGTCCAGGTGGTCGAGTGGCCCTTCGCCACCGCCGCCAAGTCCGCCGAGATCGCCGACTTCACCCGCAACCTCGCCGCGGACCGCCCCGACCTCGACGCCTACCTCACCGACGTCGAGGACAGCCTGCGCGCCCTGCTCGCCGCACACCCCGGCAGCCGGCTCCTGGAGACCAACGCGGGTGCCCTGCCGCTGGACGACTACCTCGTCACCCGCACCGTCGAACTCGTCGTCCACACCGACGACCTCAACGACGCCGTCCCGGGCCTGGAAGTGCCCTACGACCGGCAGGCCCTGGCCGCCGCCACCCGGCTGCTCGCCGACGCCCTCGCCGTGAAGGCGCCCGGCGGCTCCACCGAGGTGCGGGTGCCGCCGTACGCCGTCGTGCAGTGCGTCGAGGGGCCCCGGCACACCCGCGGCACCCCGCCCAACGTGGTGGAGACCGACCCGCTGACCTGGATCCGGCTGGCCACCGGGCGCCTGTCCTGGGCCGACGCGCTGGCCGGGGCGAAGGTCGGCGCGAGCGGGGAGCGGGCGGACATCGGGGGACTCCTGCCGGTCATGTCGTAG
- a CDS encoding DUF6274 family protein yields MAASARHETRALLRAHLSAASSYGHLTRHCPICHRLLRLAMDTGPRSQEDEDEYAGGRQAVEDEDPRPA; encoded by the coding sequence ATGGCGGCTTCGGCCAGGCACGAGACGCGGGCGCTCCTCAGGGCGCATCTGTCGGCCGCCTCGTCGTACGGGCATCTCACCCGTCACTGCCCCATCTGTCACCGCCTGCTGCGGCTGGCGATGGACACCGGCCCGCGGAGCCAGGAGGACGAGGACGAGTACGCGGGCGGGCGGCAGGCCGTCGAGGACGAGGATCCGCGGCCCGCGTGA
- a CDS encoding META domain-containing protein, with product MSLAVAAVFLPLTVACGSAAGDSGAVSDQQPVTGIDWRVDGITAGGTTRHAPATARLRIDEDGRAAGNLGCNRFSARGTVHGDRITIGDLRTTRMACAPARMDFERALARALTTGTLTARTDGAKATLTDGDGDRVHLSRRAPG from the coding sequence ATGTCCCTGGCGGTAGCCGCCGTGTTCCTGCCGCTCACGGTGGCCTGCGGCAGCGCGGCGGGGGACAGTGGAGCGGTGAGCGACCAGCAGCCGGTGACCGGGATCGACTGGCGGGTCGACGGCATCACCGCCGGCGGCACGACCCGGCACGCGCCCGCCACCGCCCGCCTCCGCATCGACGAGGACGGCAGGGCGGCCGGCAACCTCGGCTGCAACCGCTTCAGCGCCCGGGGCACCGTGCACGGCGACCGGATCACCATCGGTGACCTGCGCACGACCCGGATGGCCTGCGCCCCGGCCCGGATGGACTTCGAACGCGCTCTCGCCCGCGCCCTCACCACCGGCACCCTGACCGCGCGGACCGACGGGGCGAAGGCGACGCTCACCGACGGCGACGGCGACCGCGTGCACCTCAGCCGCCGCGCGCCCGGCTGA
- the purF gene encoding amidophosphoribosyltransferase, translating into MPRGDGRLNHDLLPGEKGPQDACGVFGVWAPGEEVAKLTYFGLYALQHRGQESAGIAVSNGSQILVFKDMGLVSQVFDETSLGSLQGHIAVGHARYSTTGASVWENAQPTFRATAHGSIALGHNGNLVNTAQLAEMVAALPNDNNSRSTRVAATNDTDLLTALLAAQVDEDGKPLTIEDAAHAVLPKVKGAFSLVFMDEHTLYAGRDPQGIRPLVLGRLERGWVVASESAALDICGASYVREIEPGEFVAIDENGLRSSRFAEARPKGCVFEYVYLARPDTDIAGRNVYLSRVEMGRRLAKEAPAEADLVIATPESGTPAAIGYAEASGIPFGAGLVKNAYVGRTFIQPSQTIRQLGIRLKLNPLKEVIKGKRLVVVDDSIVRGNTQRALVRMLREAGAAEVHIRISSPPVKWPCFFGIDFATRAELIANGMTIEEIGTSLGADSLAYISIDGMIEATTIAKPNLCRACFDGEYPMDLPDPELLGKQLLETELAAGPAATAASDAIRRP; encoded by the coding sequence GTGCCACGTGGTGACGGTCGACTCAATCACGATCTGCTTCCCGGCGAAAAAGGCCCCCAGGACGCTTGCGGCGTCTTCGGTGTCTGGGCTCCGGGTGAAGAGGTCGCAAAGCTCACGTACTTCGGGCTCTACGCCCTCCAGCACCGGGGTCAGGAATCCGCGGGAATCGCGGTCAGCAACGGCTCCCAGATCCTCGTCTTCAAGGACATGGGCCTGGTCTCCCAGGTCTTCGACGAAACCTCTCTCGGCTCGCTCCAGGGCCACATCGCGGTCGGACACGCCCGCTACTCGACCACCGGTGCCTCCGTGTGGGAGAACGCCCAGCCGACGTTCCGTGCCACCGCGCACGGCTCGATCGCCCTCGGCCACAACGGCAACCTGGTCAACACGGCGCAGCTCGCCGAGATGGTCGCCGCGCTGCCCAACGACAACAACAGCCGTTCCACCCGGGTCGCGGCCACCAACGACACCGACCTGCTGACGGCGCTGCTGGCCGCCCAGGTCGACGAGGACGGCAAGCCGCTGACCATCGAGGACGCCGCCCACGCGGTCCTCCCGAAGGTCAAGGGCGCCTTCTCCCTCGTCTTCATGGACGAGCACACCCTCTACGCCGGCCGCGACCCGCAGGGCATCCGTCCGCTGGTCCTCGGCCGCCTGGAGCGCGGCTGGGTGGTCGCCTCCGAGTCCGCCGCCCTCGACATCTGCGGCGCCAGCTATGTGCGCGAGATCGAGCCGGGCGAGTTCGTCGCCATCGACGAGAACGGCCTGCGCAGCTCGCGCTTCGCGGAAGCGAGGCCCAAGGGCTGTGTCTTCGAGTACGTGTACCTGGCCCGCCCGGACACCGACATCGCCGGCCGGAACGTGTACCTCTCCCGCGTGGAGATGGGCCGCCGCCTGGCGAAGGAAGCCCCCGCCGAGGCCGACCTGGTCATAGCGACCCCGGAGTCCGGCACCCCGGCCGCCATCGGCTACGCGGAGGCCTCCGGCATCCCCTTCGGCGCGGGCCTGGTGAAGAACGCCTACGTCGGCCGTACGTTCATCCAGCCATCGCAGACCATCCGCCAGTTGGGCATCCGCCTCAAGCTGAACCCGCTGAAGGAAGTCATCAAGGGCAAGCGCCTGGTCGTCGTCGACGACTCGATCGTGCGCGGCAACACCCAGCGGGCCCTGGTCCGCATGCTCCGCGAGGCGGGCGCCGCCGAGGTCCACATCCGGATCTCCTCCCCGCCCGTGAAGTGGCCCTGCTTCTTCGGCATCGACTTCGCCACGCGCGCGGAGCTGATCGCCAACGGCATGACCATCGAGGAGATCGGCACCAGCCTGGGCGCCGACTCCCTGGCCTACATCTCCATCGACGGCATGATCGAGGCGACCACCATCGCCAAGCCGAATCTGTGCCGCGCCTGCTTCGACGGCGAGTACCCGATGGACCTGCCGGACCCGGAGCTGCTCGGCAAGCAGCTTCTGGAGACGGAGCTGGCCGCGGGCCCGGCCGCCACGGCCGCGTCCGACGCGATCCGCCGCCCGTAA
- the purM gene encoding phosphoribosylformylglycinamidine cyclo-ligase produces the protein MSSAGSHQRAPHADPSAADGASYAGAGVDIEAGDRAVELMKEWVKKTRRPEVLGGLGGFAGLFDASALKRYERPLLASATDGVGTKVDIARRMGVYDTIGHDLVAMVMDDIVVCGAEPLFMTDYICVGKVHPERVAAIVKGIAEGCVLAGCALVGGETAEHPGLLGEDDFDVAGAGTGVVEADRLLGADRIRTGDAVIAMASSGLHSNGYSLVRHVLLDRAGMALETEVAELGRSLGEELLEPTRIYSLDCLALTRTTDVHAFSHITGGGLAANLARVIPDGLHAVVDRSTWAPGAIFGLVGTAGNVERLELEKTLNMGVGMMAIVPQESTEVALATLADRGVEAWVAGEITERDGKTTGAELVGDYAV, from the coding sequence ATGTCTTCTGCTGGTTCTCATCAGCGTGCCCCGCATGCCGACCCGTCCGCCGCGGACGGCGCCAGCTACGCGGGCGCCGGCGTCGACATCGAGGCGGGCGACCGCGCGGTGGAGCTGATGAAGGAGTGGGTGAAGAAGACCCGGCGCCCCGAGGTGCTGGGCGGCCTCGGCGGCTTCGCCGGGCTCTTCGACGCCTCCGCCCTCAAGCGCTACGAGCGCCCGCTGCTGGCCTCCGCCACGGACGGCGTCGGCACGAAGGTCGACATCGCGCGCCGCATGGGCGTCTACGACACCATCGGCCACGACCTGGTCGCCATGGTCATGGACGACATCGTGGTGTGCGGCGCCGAGCCGCTGTTCATGACCGACTACATCTGCGTCGGCAAGGTCCACCCCGAGCGGGTCGCCGCGATCGTCAAGGGCATCGCGGAGGGCTGTGTGCTGGCCGGCTGCGCCCTGGTGGGCGGCGAGACGGCCGAACACCCGGGTCTGCTGGGCGAGGACGACTTCGATGTCGCCGGCGCCGGTACGGGCGTCGTGGAGGCCGACCGGCTGCTCGGCGCGGATCGCATCCGCACGGGTGACGCCGTGATCGCCATGGCGTCCTCCGGGCTTCACTCGAACGGGTACTCCCTGGTCCGGCACGTCCTGCTGGACCGCGCCGGGATGGCCCTGGAGACGGAGGTCGCGGAGCTGGGCCGGAGCCTCGGCGAGGAGCTGCTGGAGCCCACGAGGATCTACTCGCTGGACTGCCTGGCGCTCACCCGCACCACCGACGTGCACGCCTTCAGCCACATCACCGGCGGTGGTCTCGCCGCCAACCTGGCCCGGGTGATCCCGGACGGCCTGCACGCCGTGGTCGACCGCTCCACCTGGGCCCCGGGTGCGATCTTCGGCCTGGTCGGTACGGCCGGCAACGTCGAGCGCCTGGAGCTGGAGAAGACCCTGAACATGGGCGTCGGCATGATGGCGATCGTCCCTCAGGAGTCCACCGAGGTGGCCCTGGCGACCCTGGCCGACCGCGGCGTCGAGGCGTGGGTGGCCGGCGAGATCACCGAGCGGGACGGGAAGACCACCGGCGCGGAGCTGGTCGGGGACTACGCCGTCTGA
- the hrpA gene encoding ATP-dependent RNA helicase HrpA encodes MSTHPAPALGTLAPRLSELSLRDAHRIGRRLEGARKIRKPEARAAVLAEIDTEIARAEERMAERRSRVPAVTYPEQLPVSQKKDVIADAIRDHQVVIVAGETGSGKTTQIPKICLELGRGVRGMIGHTQPRRIAARTVAERVADELKSPLGETVGWKVRFTDQVSPDATFVKLMTDGILLAEIQTDRELRAYDTIIIDEAHERSLNIDFLLGYLAQLLPKRPDLKVVITSATIDPERFSRHFGDAPIVEVSGRTYPVEVRYRPLLEEYSDDAADADRDQITAITDAVEELMAEGNGDILVFLSGEREIRDTADALEKKRYRFTEVLPLYARLSHAEQHRVFQQHTGRRIVLATNVAETSLTVPGIKYVIDPGFARISRYSHRTKVQRLPIEAVSQASANQRKGRCGRTSDGICIRLYSEDDFLARPEFTDAEILRTNLASVILQMTAAGLGDIEKFPFIDPPDHRNIRDGVQLLQELGALDPAQKDARKRLTDTGRKLAQLPVDPRLARMVLEADKNGCVREVMVIAAALSIQDPRERPADKQAQADQQHARFKDETSDFLAYLNLWRYVREQQKERGSSSFRRMCKQEYLNFLRIREWQDIYSQLRTVAKQMGIHPNEDDAPGDRVHLSLLAGLLSHIGMKDVKDGNKNEYLGARSAKFAIFPGSALFRKQPKFVMSAELVETSRLWARVNAKIEPEWVEPLAGHLLKRTYSEPHWEKDQAAVMAFEKVTLYGVPIVAQRKVNYGRIDPEVSRELFIRNALVEGDWRTHHKFFADNRRLLSEVEELEHRARRRDIVVDDETLFDFYDQRVPQHIVSGAHFDSWWKHKRQEQPDLLDFEREMLIRESAEAVTEADYPDTWRQGQLSFRVTYQFEPGTDADGVTVHVPLQVLNQVTGEGFDWQIPGLREEVVTELIRSLPKPVRRHYVPAPNYAKAFLDKAVPLQEPLTVTMARELKRMVGVPFEADDFDWAKVPDHLRITFRIVDERRRKLAEDKDLEALQLQLKPKARKALSQAAAATASREGGESLERAGLTDWTIGSLTRVFETRRAGQPVKAYPALVDDGDTVSVRLFDTEAEQMEAMWKGTRRLILRNIPVNAAKFASDRLTNQQKLALSANPHGSVQALFDDCATAAADKLVADFGGPAWDEESYRKLYDKVRAEIVDTTVRTVAQVQQVLAAWQACERRLKAVSSPALLANLTDVRKQLDALVKPGFVTWAGIRRLPDLLRYLVAVDRRLQQMPTGVQRDTTRMEKVHDMQDEYAWLLEQLPEGRPVPSSVLDIRWMLEELRVSYFAHALGTAYPISDKRILKAIDAAAP; translated from the coding sequence ATGTCTACGCATCCCGCCCCCGCCCTCGGCACCCTCGCCCCCCGCCTGTCCGAGCTGTCGCTGCGCGACGCGCACCGGATCGGCAGGCGGCTGGAGGGCGCGCGCAAGATCCGCAAGCCGGAGGCCCGCGCCGCCGTCCTCGCCGAGATCGACACCGAGATCGCCCGCGCCGAGGAGCGGATGGCCGAGCGGCGCTCCCGCGTGCCGGCCGTCACCTACCCCGAACAGCTACCCGTCAGCCAGAAGAAGGACGTGATCGCGGACGCCATCCGCGATCACCAGGTCGTCATCGTGGCCGGTGAGACCGGGTCCGGCAAGACGACCCAGATCCCGAAGATCTGTCTGGAACTGGGCCGGGGCGTGCGCGGCATGATCGGGCACACGCAGCCGCGGCGGATCGCCGCCCGGACCGTCGCCGAGCGGGTCGCGGACGAGCTGAAGTCCCCCCTGGGCGAGACCGTCGGCTGGAAGGTCCGCTTCACCGATCAGGTGAGCCCGGACGCCACCTTCGTCAAGCTGATGACGGACGGCATCCTGCTCGCCGAGATCCAGACCGACCGCGAGCTGCGCGCCTACGACACGATCATCATCGACGAGGCCCACGAACGCTCCCTCAACATCGACTTCCTGCTGGGCTACCTGGCGCAGCTACTGCCCAAGCGCCCCGACCTGAAGGTCGTCATCACCTCGGCGACGATCGATCCGGAGCGTTTCTCCCGGCACTTCGGCGACGCGCCGATCGTCGAGGTCAGCGGCCGGACGTACCCGGTGGAGGTGCGTTACCGGCCGCTGCTGGAGGAGTACTCCGACGACGCGGCGGACGCCGACCGGGACCAGATCACCGCGATCACCGACGCCGTCGAGGAGCTGATGGCGGAGGGCAACGGCGACATCCTCGTCTTCCTCTCCGGTGAGCGGGAGATCCGGGACACCGCGGACGCGCTGGAGAAGAAGAGATACCGGTTCACCGAGGTACTGCCGCTGTACGCGCGGCTCTCGCACGCCGAGCAGCACCGCGTGTTCCAGCAGCACACCGGACGCAGGATCGTCCTGGCGACGAACGTCGCGGAGACGTCCCTCACCGTGCCCGGCATCAAGTACGTCATCGACCCCGGCTTCGCCCGGATCAGCCGCTACAGCCACCGCACCAAGGTCCAGCGGCTGCCCATCGAAGCCGTCTCCCAGGCCAGCGCCAACCAGCGCAAGGGCCGCTGCGGCCGTACGTCCGACGGCATCTGCATCCGGCTGTACTCCGAGGACGACTTCCTCGCCCGCCCCGAGTTCACCGACGCGGAGATCCTCCGTACGAACCTGGCGAGCGTCATCCTGCAGATGACCGCGGCCGGTCTCGGCGACATCGAGAAGTTCCCCTTCATCGACCCGCCGGACCACCGCAACATCCGTGACGGCGTGCAACTGCTCCAGGAGCTGGGCGCGCTGGACCCGGCCCAGAAGGACGCCCGCAAGCGGCTCACCGACACCGGCCGCAAGCTGGCCCAGCTACCCGTCGACCCCCGCCTGGCCCGGATGGTCCTGGAGGCCGACAAGAACGGCTGTGTCCGCGAGGTCATGGTCATCGCCGCCGCGCTGTCCATCCAGGACCCGCGCGAGCGCCCGGCCGACAAGCAGGCCCAGGCCGACCAGCAGCACGCCCGGTTCAAGGACGAGACCAGTGACTTCCTCGCCTATCTGAACCTGTGGCGGTACGTCCGCGAGCAGCAGAAGGAGCGCGGCTCGTCGTCCTTCCGGCGGATGTGCAAGCAGGAGTACCTGAACTTCCTGCGCATCCGCGAATGGCAGGACATCTACAGCCAGCTACGCACGGTCGCCAAGCAGATGGGCATCCACCCCAACGAGGACGACGCCCCCGGCGACCGCGTCCACCTCTCCCTCCTCGCCGGCCTCCTGTCCCACATCGGGATGAAGGACGTGAAGGACGGCAACAAGAACGAGTACCTGGGCGCCCGCAGCGCCAAGTTCGCGATCTTCCCGGGTTCGGCGCTGTTCCGGAAGCAGCCCAAGTTCGTGATGTCGGCAGAGCTGGTGGAGACGAGCCGCCTCTGGGCGCGGGTCAACGCCAAGATCGAACCCGAGTGGGTCGAGCCGCTCGCCGGGCACCTGCTGAAGCGGACGTACAGCGAACCGCACTGGGAGAAGGACCAGGCGGCCGTCATGGCGTTCGAGAAGGTGACGCTGTACGGCGTCCCGATCGTCGCCCAGCGGAAGGTCAACTACGGCCGCATCGACCCCGAGGTCTCCCGCGAACTCTTCATCCGCAACGCGCTGGTGGAGGGCGACTGGCGCACGCACCACAAGTTCTTCGCCGACAACCGCCGGCTGCTCAGCGAGGTCGAGGAGCTGGAGCACCGCGCCCGGCGGCGGGACATCGTCGTGGACGACGAGACGCTGTTCGACTTCTACGACCAGCGGGTGCCCCAGCACATCGTGTCCGGTGCCCACTTCGACTCCTGGTGGAAGCACAAGCGGCAGGAGCAGCCGGACCTCCTCGACTTCGAGCGGGAGATGCTCATCCGGGAGTCGGCGGAGGCGGTCACCGAGGCCGACTACCCGGACACCTGGCGGCAGGGGCAGCTCTCCTTCCGCGTGACCTACCAGTTCGAGCCCGGCACGGACGCCGACGGCGTGACCGTGCACGTCCCGCTCCAGGTGCTCAACCAGGTCACCGGCGAGGGATTCGACTGGCAGATCCCGGGCCTGCGCGAGGAGGTGGTGACGGAGCTGATCCGCTCGCTGCCCAAGCCGGTCCGCCGCCACTACGTCCCGGCGCCGAACTACGCGAAGGCGTTCCTGGACAAGGCGGTGCCCCTCCAGGAGCCGCTGACGGTGACCATGGCCCGCGAGCTGAAGCGCATGGTCGGCGTCCCCTTCGAGGCGGACGACTTCGACTGGGCCAAGGTTCCCGACCACCTCAGGATCACGTTCCGGATCGTCGACGAGCGGCGCCGGAAGCTGGCCGAGGACAAGGATCTGGAGGCGTTGCAGCTCCAGTTGAAGCCGAAGGCGAGGAAGGCGCTCTCCCAGGCCGCCGCCGCGACCGCCTCCCGCGAGGGCGGGGAGTCCCTGGAGCGCGCGGGCCTGACCGACTGGACGATCGGCTCGCTCACCCGCGTCTTCGAGACCCGCCGGGCCGGACAGCCGGTCAAGGCGTACCCGGCGCTGGTGGACGACGGCGACACCGTCTCGGTCCGCCTCTTCGACACCGAGGCCGAGCAGATGGAGGCGATGTGGAAGGGCACCCGCCGCCTGATCCTCCGCAACATCCCGGTGAACGCGGCGAAGTTCGCCTCGGACCGGCTGACGAACCAGCAGAAGCTGGCCCTGTCCGCGAATCCGCACGGTTCCGTGCAGGCCCTGTTCGACGACTGCGCGACGGCCGCGGCGGACAAGCTCGTCGCGGACTTCGGCGGGCCGGCGTGGGACGAGGAGTCGTACCGCAAGCTGTACGACAAGGTGCGTGCGGAGATCGTGGACACGACGGTCCGTACAGTCGCCCAGGTGCAGCAGGTCCTCGCCGCCTGGCAGGCCTGTGAACGCCGTCTCAAGGCCGTCTCCAGCCCGGCGCTGCTCGCCAACCTCACGGACGTGCGCAAGCAGTTGGACGCCCTCGTGAAACCCGGCTTCGTGACATGGGCGGGCATACGCCGGCTGCCCGACCTGCTGCGTTATCTCGTGGCCGTCGACCGGCGTCTGCAGCAGATGCCGACGGGCGTCCAGCGGGACACCACGCGCATGGAGAAGGTCCACGACATGCAGGACGAGTACGCCTGGCTCCTGGAACAGCTCCCGGAGGGCCGCCCGGTGCCGTCCTCCGTCCTGGACATCCGCTGGATGCTGGAGGAACTCCGGGTCAGCTACTTCGCCCACGCGCTGGGCACGGCGTATCCGATCTCCGACAAGCGGATCCTGAAGGCGATCGACGCCGCCGCGCCGTGA
- a CDS encoding Leu/Phe/Val dehydrogenase produces the protein MTDVTGASADVLHTLFHSDQGGHEQVVLCQDRASGLKAVIAIHNTALGPALGGTRFYPYATEAEAVADALNLARGMSYKNAMAGLGHGGGKAVIIGDPERDKTEELLLAYGRMVASLGGRYVTACDVGTYVADMDVVARECRWTTGRSPENGGAGDSSVLTAFGVYQGMRASAQHLWGDPSLRGRKVGVAGVGKVGHHLVGHLRDEGAEVVVTDVRADAVQRILDQYTEGVTAVDDTEALIRTEGLDIYAPCALGGALNDDSVAVLAARVVCGAANNQLAHPGVEKDLADRGVLYAPDYVVNAGGVIQVADELHGFDFDRCRAKAAKIFDTTLAIFARAKEDGIPPAAAADRIAEQRMAEARAGGIAH, from the coding sequence GTGACCGACGTAACCGGCGCGTCTGCTGATGTCCTGCACACCCTGTTCCACTCGGACCAGGGCGGCCATGAGCAGGTCGTGCTCTGCCAGGACCGCGCCAGCGGCCTCAAGGCCGTGATCGCCATCCACAACACCGCCCTGGGCCCCGCTCTCGGCGGCACGCGCTTCTACCCGTACGCGACCGAGGCCGAGGCCGTCGCCGACGCCCTCAACCTCGCGCGCGGTATGTCGTACAAGAACGCCATGGCCGGTCTCGGTCACGGTGGCGGCAAGGCCGTGATCATCGGTGACCCGGAGCGCGACAAGACCGAGGAGCTGCTCCTCGCGTACGGCCGCATGGTCGCCTCGCTCGGCGGGCGCTACGTCACGGCGTGCGACGTCGGCACGTACGTCGCCGACATGGACGTGGTGGCCCGCGAGTGCCGCTGGACCACCGGCCGCTCCCCCGAGAACGGCGGCGCCGGCGACTCCTCCGTGCTCACCGCCTTCGGTGTCTACCAGGGCATGCGCGCCTCCGCCCAGCACCTGTGGGGCGACCCGTCGCTGCGGGGCCGGAAGGTCGGCGTCGCCGGCGTCGGCAAGGTCGGTCACCACCTGGTCGGGCACCTGCGGGACGAGGGCGCCGAGGTCGTGGTCACGGACGTGCGCGCGGACGCCGTCCAGCGCATCCTCGACCAGTACACCGAGGGCGTGACGGCCGTCGACGACACCGAGGCGCTGATCCGGACCGAGGGCCTGGACATCTACGCCCCCTGCGCCCTCGGCGGGGCCCTGAACGACGACTCCGTGGCCGTGCTCGCCGCCAGGGTGGTCTGCGGGGCAGCCAACAACCAGCTCGCCCACCCCGGCGTGGAGAAGGACCTCGCCGACCGCGGGGTCCTCTACGCGCCGGACTACGTGGTGAACGCCGGTGGGGTCATCCAGGTCGCCGACGAGCTGCACGGGTTCGACTTCGACCGGTGCAGGGCGAAGGCGGCGAAGATCTTCGACACCACGCTGGCCATATTTGCGCGCGCGAAGGAAGACGGCATTCCGCCGGCCGCCGCGGCCGACCGGATCGCCGAGCAGCGCATGGCCGAGGCCCGCGCGGGCGGCATCGCACACTGA
- a CDS encoding ABC transporter permease → MPDSPHGSHGRPPTRAERWSAFRESPFLPATVLLLIIAAAAGLFAGSYTYAMANPTPHNIPTAVTGAYGQPAARRFLDGMEQTLGASLKLHPYGSRPAAARAVDEQKEFAVVEASADGRSIRLDVSSASGATVAQVLGEAALKVGKATGTTVTVRDLKPLQRGDPRGLAIFYISLAAVIIGFVGSIQLSVHARALNPLERVAFTVAYALLGGFVIAAVVDWLLGAVKLPFLESWGILALTMFTTGMVFTMFNTLVGRWAMLPTWGLMVLLGNPSSGGAVSWPLLPSPLGAIGRWLPPGASVNAQHTAVYFRGHQHAFPFLVLTGWAVVSCAVFLIWRHRHPGGRPVRPAHAA, encoded by the coding sequence ATGCCCGATTCCCCCCACGGAAGCCACGGTCGCCCCCCAACCCGCGCGGAACGCTGGTCGGCGTTCCGGGAATCGCCCTTCCTGCCGGCCACGGTCCTGCTGCTGATCATCGCCGCCGCGGCCGGGCTCTTCGCCGGTTCCTACACGTACGCCATGGCCAACCCCACTCCTCACAACATTCCGACGGCGGTGACCGGCGCCTACGGTCAGCCGGCCGCCCGGCGGTTCCTCGACGGCATGGAACAGACCCTGGGCGCCTCGCTGAAACTGCACCCGTACGGCAGCCGGCCGGCCGCGGCGCGGGCGGTGGACGAGCAGAAGGAGTTCGCGGTGGTGGAGGCGTCCGCCGACGGCCGGTCGATCAGGCTGGACGTGTCGAGCGCGTCCGGGGCGACGGTCGCCCAGGTACTCGGGGAGGCCGCGTTGAAGGTGGGCAAGGCCACGGGCACCACCGTGACGGTCCGTGACCTCAAGCCGTTGCAGCGGGGCGACCCGCGAGGGCTGGCGATCTTCTACATCTCCCTGGCCGCCGTGATCATCGGCTTTGTCGGCTCCATCCAGCTCAGCGTGCACGCGCGGGCCCTGAATCCGCTGGAGCGGGTCGCCTTCACCGTGGCCTACGCGCTGCTCGGCGGGTTCGTGATCGCCGCGGTGGTGGACTGGCTGCTGGGCGCGGTGAAGCTGCCGTTCCTGGAGTCCTGGGGGATCCTCGCCCTGACGATGTTCACCACCGGCATGGTGTTCACGATGTTCAACACCCTCGTCGGGCGCTGGGCGATGCTGCCGACCTGGGGACTGATGGTGCTGCTGGGCAACCCGTCGTCCGGCGGTGCCGTCTCCTGGCCGCTGCTGCCGTCACCGCTCGGCGCGATCGGCCGCTGGCTGCCGCCCGGAGCCTCGGTGAACGCCCAGCACACCGCGGTGTACTTCCGGGGCCACCAGCACGCGTTCCCGTTCCTGGTGCTGACGGGCTGGGCGGTGGTCTCCTGCGCGGTCTTCCTGATCTGGCGGCACCGGCACCCGGGCGGCCGGCCGGTCCGCCCGGCCCACGCGGCCTAA